One segment of Vigna radiata var. radiata cultivar VC1973A unplaced genomic scaffold, Vradiata_ver6 scaffold_179, whole genome shotgun sequence DNA contains the following:
- the LOC106780333 gene encoding auxin-responsive protein SAUR32 — MGMGEKSPRSFQLHHRDGKKQEFRGVPKGCMAIKVGQGEEQQRFVVPVMYINHPLFMQLLKEAEEEYGFDQKGTITIPCHVEEFRNVRGLIDRDKSLHHNHHVGCFGF; from the coding sequence ATGGGCATGGGGGAGAAGAGTCCAAGGAGTTTCCAATTGCACCATCGTGATGGGAAGAAGCAAGAGTTCAGAGGGGTGCCAAAAGGGTGCATGGCAATTAAGGTTGGTCAAGGAGAAGAGCAACAACGGTTCGTGGTTCCTGTCATGTACATCAACCATCCTCTCTTCATGCAGCTTCTCAAGGAGGCCGAGGAAGAATACGGGTTCGACCAGAAAGGAACCATAACCATCCCTTGCCATGTTGAGGAATTCAGAAACGTTCGGGGTCTGATTGATAGGGACAAGTCCCTTCACCACAACCACCATGTTGGTTGCTTTGGCTTCTGA